The Acidimicrobiales bacterium sequence GCCTCGGCAGTAGGTGTGCTGCCGTCGGCCGACAGGGTGTCGGACACGGCGATGATCTGGGAGAAGTCGCGTGTGCCCAACGGCACGCGGGAGTAGCCCGGGTTGCAGTTCCCACCAACCGGCGCCGGGTAGGTCCACAGGCCGGTCGGCTGGTCGGGCTCGATCAGGCCGGCGAAGTCTCGTACGACGCCCTTGGCGGTCTCGAGTTTGACGCTGCCGTCATCGCCCGGGTCGGCCATCGAACCCGACGTGTCGAGCACGAAGTAGATCGGCTGCGGTCCCGCACCGATGGCCACGCCGCCGAGATCGATGTCGAAGTCGCCCGGCTGGGGATCGGTGACCTCGGTGCCGAGCATGGTGAGTACAGCGGGCTGGAACGTGAAACCGGCGTTGTCGACGATCTTGTCGTAGACGTCGAAGCCGACGGTGGCGAAGGCGATCGCCTTGTTGATCTTCGAGAGGGCGGCCCCGAGCGACCGAGAGCCCTTGGTGATGCTGTCGAGGGCCTCCTGGCGGCCGGTCGCCGTGAATTCGACCACGCCGTTCGCCTCGAGATCGCCCAGGAAGTCCGCTGCGAAACCTGCGTCGGTGAGGGTCGGCACGAGGTCGAAGACACAGTCGAGCAACGCCCCGAAGATCGTGCGCAGGTCGAACTCCGGAGTGAGATCGAACGAGTAGATGTCGATCCCGGCCACGCTGCCGAGGCATTTCGCGATGCCGAACAGGCTGGTGAACCACTCCTCTGGGCTCGCCCCCACCAGTCCGAGCACGGAGAACACGCCATCCAGGATGATCGTGCCCGGCGTCGGCAGGATGACGATGTGCACGTCCTGGTTGAACTCGGGCTGCTCGAACCCGAACGAGTACTGGTCGCCGCCGGGGAGGAGTACATGACGGTCGGAATCCTCGCCGGTGAACCAGGCGAGAATCGGCCGGAGCCAGTCCGACTGGTCCTCGACCCACGCATAGTCCACGCCGTGGGGGATGTCCGCGGCGAGGAAGCTGCGCCGATTCGACTTGAAGAGGACCTCGACCCGGACATCCCCGGTCTCGGCGTCCACGTTCGACTGCAGGCATGTGTGCGCGGTGCTGCCGGCGGGCGAGATCGAGGCCCACGGCGGAGGATCGTTGTTGCAGTGGGGCGGATCGGTCCGTCCGGTCACGAAGTCGGCGATGCCGTCGATCAGACCTGCCACCCAGTTCACCGGGTTCAGCCACGACGGGAACCAACTCGAGAACTCCTCGACGTTGACCGTGAGCGTGCCGGCGTCTGGGTCCCAGCGGCCGACGACGGTCTCCCACGAACCCTCGTCGCTCCGTCGGAGCGCGATCGGGAGCGCATCGTCCGTGGGGCGGGGCGGAAGGGTGAGCTCGACCTCGAACGAGCCTTCGGGATCACCGGTCAGGTCGACGTCCAGTCCCTCACCCACGGCGAGGACGTCGAACGGCAGCGAGATCTCGTCGAGAGAGGGCGCCGGCGCACGTTCGACGACGAGTTGTCCTGCTCCCGCGAAGCCGCTGTCCGCGATGTCGATTCGGCCGACGTCGCCGACGAGGAGTGACGTCGGCGCGTCGGTCGACAACGGGCCTGCGTCCGTGCCCGCTTCGTTCGACGACGAACATGTTGCCGCCACCAGCGCGACCACGACGAATGCCAGCACCGCCCGCACTCCGTCCGCCCCGCGCCGATTCGCCGTCACCGCGTGCGACTCTACTCAGGCGCCGCGCAGGCGCACAGCCGATCGCCCGCAGCGCCTACGGTCGGCCGATGGACAACGAACTGTGGGTCGAGCTCATCGGCTACGTCGCCTCCGGGCTGATCGTCCTTTCGATCACCCAGAAGTCGATCCTCCGGCTACGGCTGCTCGGCCTCGTCGGCGGTCTGACGTTCCTCGTGTACTCCCTGATCATCGAGGCGTACCCGATCGCGGCCGTGAACGTGATCGCCTCGAGCATCCACCTCTGGTATCTGCGCCAGCTCCTGAGGCACAAGGACGAGGTCTTCCGTGTGTTGAACGTGGCGCCCGAGTCGCGCTACCTGAACGACTTCCTCGAGTTCTACCGCGACGAGATCCAGGGGCACTTCCAACCCGAGTTCGAGTATGCGCCGACCCCCGACCTGGTCACCGCGTTCGTTCTGCGCGACATGGTCCCGGCCGGACTGCTGATCGGCGAGCGGCAGGCCGACGACACGTTCGAGGTGCAGCTGGACTTCGTGATTCCGCAGTACCGCGACTTCAAGATCGGCACCTACGTGTACAGCCGGGAGTCGACCTTGTTCGGTGAGCACACGCCGTCGTGCGTCTGGGCGACCGCGTCCAACAAGGACCACGCGGACTATCTCCGGCGCATGGGGTTCACCCGATGCGCCACGGACGACCACCGCTACGAGATCTTCCTCAACTGATCGCTCGGGAGCGGTCGAGCCTTCGTCAGGCGAGCCAGGGCTCGTCGAGCTCCCACGGCTCGGGATCGTCGGGTCGTTCCTCGGGGACGACGCGTGGTTCGGCCAGGGCCTTGGCGGCCAGCACGCCGCCGACCAATCCGAAGAGATGCCCCTCCCACGAGACGGCGTCCTGCGGGACCAACCCGGCGATGAGGCTGCTGTAGAAGCCGAGCGCGATCAGGGCCGCGCCGAGCGCCCGGAGGCGACGCTCGAACACCGCCGCACCGAGGATCGCCCCGAAGTAGCCGAACACGATGCCGCTCGCGCCGATGTGGTTCCCGCTGCCGCCGAGCAGCCATGTGAAGCCGCCGCCGATGACGATCGCCGCGATCGTGACCCACGCCCAGTAGCGCATTCCTCTCGCGGCCACGAGACCTCCCAGCGCGAGGAACGGGATCGAGTTCGACGCGATGTGCCCGTAGTCGGCGTGGAGGAACGGTGCCCACACGATGCCGTCGAGCCCGGCCCGGCGTCGCGGTTGCAGACCGTTGGTCTGGAGTTCGCTGTCCAACGCGACCGTGTCGACGATCTCGACCGTCCACATCGCCACGAGGGCGACGACCATCAATCCGACCGGCGTCCACAGGAGACGCCACGGCGAAGGTGTCGGTTCGACGACCGCGGGCATGGGTTCAACGGTAGGGCACGGGCACCGGAGAACGGGTTGGGGTACCGTCGACCAGGAGGTGAGGCCATGCGGCGACTCCTGTTCGCGGCAGTCCTCGGGTTGTGGACCCTCGGGCTTGCCGCGCCCGCCTCGGCGCAGGACGACCCGACCATCGGCTCCACCGGGCCCGCGTCGGGTGAGTTCGCCCAGACCGACGAGGCCTGCGGCTTCGGCGACTTCACGGACGGCTCGTACACCGCGACGATCGGTGAGGATGCCGACGGCGTCTACATCGAGTTCACCCAGGGATCGACGGGTGACAGCGGCCGGTTCCGCAGCGACGGGGACGGCAACATCAGCTTCGAGACCGACGGCGACGAGGAGTACAACGACATCCGCGTCGACGGGAATCGGCTGATCGCTCAATATCTCTACGGCACCGACTGCGTCCAGGAATGGTCCGCGACCGTGGAGATGCCCGAGGGCTTCATCGACTTCCTCGTCGCGGCGAGCGCCGCGCCGGAACCCCAACCCGAGCCGGCGCCAGAGCCCGAACCCGAGCCCGAGCCCGAAGTCGAGGATCCGCCTTCCGAGACCGAGGATCCGGAGGCCGACGCCGCGGCAGAGCCCGACGACGGCGGGGCCGCGGCGCCCACGGATGCCGCCGATGGTGAGTCCACCGAGGTCGACGGGTCGAGCGACGACGGCGGCATCGACTGGGAGTCGCTCACCTTCCTCGCCTTGCTGCTGTTGTTCCTGATCGCCCTGTTCCTGTTGTACCGGAGACGTCAGCAGCGCCTCTACCGCGCCGATCCGGGGGATTTCGGCGAGTTCATCCCCGTCCCGCCGGGAGGCGACGAGAGCGATGACGACGACGAGCCGGAGGCCACCAGCTCCGGTCCGCCCGGCGTGATCGTCGACGACGGCGAAGGGCCGTCCGGGTCGGTCCCGCCGCCGACGGGCGACTGCATCCCGGAGCGGGAGGAGTTCGAGCTCGCTCGGGAGGCGAAGGATGCGGCGTTCGCGGCGGGGGAGCAGGCCGACCGGGAGCTGGCCGCGGCGAAGGACGCCCACGGCCGTCTCGAGGCCGCCACCCGCAATCCTCTCGGTGAGCAGCCGCCGCAGGTCGAGGTCGACCCGAACGCGTCGGAATCCGAGCAGGCGCAGGCCGCCCGCGTGCACGCCCTGCAGCTCGCGGAGTGGGAGGCGTTCGAGCAGGAGGCCGCCGATGCGGCCGCGGCCCTGCCCGAGGCCAAGGCGGCGCTGGACAAGGCTCGCGCCGACCGTGCCGAGGCGTGGGAGGACTTCCAGCGGATGCGGCGCCGGCTCGAGGCCGCCCGGGTTGCGCTCAACAACTGCGACGGGTCCGCCGGCCCGCCCGATGACGAAGACGAGCCGCCGGCCCCGGAGCCGGGCGCCGAGCCCGAGCCGGACCCCACCGGCGGCACCACGACCGGCGGAGGCCGACCCGGCGTGATCACCGACCCGCCGACGATCGACCCGCCACCCGTGGACGAGGACACCTGCCCGGAGGGCGCCGAGAAGGACGGCGAGGTCGTGTCGAGCCAGGAGTTCCGGGTGCCGGGCGGACCGATCACCGTTGAGGTCGGCACCAGTGCGTGGGCCCGCCACGGGCGGACGTTCAACCCCGAGGCGTTCGAAGAACTGGACACTGATCTCGTTGAGGAGCTGTCCGCCGGCATCGAACAGGAGCGCACGGCCGTGCGCATCTCGGTGCGTATCCCCACGACGATCGTCACCGTGCAGTGCGTGGCGATCCTCGTGTGTCGCAGCAACGCCTGGATCGACAGCGGTCGCCGCAAGCGGGTCGAATCACGAGCTCCCGGGCCGGACCTCCAGGTGCTGCCGACGGGTGCGGCCGGCGGTGTGGCTCGGTCCAAGGACCGTCGCGATGCCGGCCGAATGGTGGAGAAGGCCCAAGCGCTGCTCGCCGAGCTCCGCGAGAACGAAGAAGACGCTGCGGAGGTCGACTGTGACTGACTCCCCACCCGATCCGCCGAGGCCGAACGGCCCGAAGAAGGATGACGACGACGAGGAGCAGGAGCTCGAGGACTGGATCGGCACCGAGTGGGAGGAGAACCTGCCGGAGTCGGTGATCCCCGATCTCGAGATCAGCAAGCGGGTCATCACCGGCGGGCACTACCCGCCCGACCCCGAGGCGGAGACCACCGAGCCGGATGAGGCCGATGCCGATGCCGGATCCGAGTTGCCCGACGGCGAGCTCGAGTTCTCCGATCTGATCGGTGACAAGATCCGCGACTTCGAGGAGGCGATCGAGGCCGGCGACGCCGCCGACGCGCAGGCCGAGACGGACCGCAAGGTGAAGGAGGTCCTCGACGAGCAGCGCGAGCTGCTCGACAAGATCGAAGCCGACAAGCGGCGTCAGAACCAGCTCGAAGAGGATCGGCGCACCGAGCCGGAACGGGAACGGCAGTACCAGATCGGCCTTTGGTGGCGCCGGATCGTGGTGACGATCGGGATCCTCGCGGGGCTGGGCTACGGCTGTTCGCAGGTGCTCGGCGATGATGGCGAGACCACGGTCGCCGGCGGCGGTGATCCCACCGCTGACGACACCGCGGCGGAAGACTCCGCGACGGACGGCGGCACGCCCTCCGAGCCGGTCGAGGATCCGACCGGCGATGGCGAGGTTGCGACCGATCCGTCCGGATCCCGGCCACCGTTGGCGTGCGCCGTCGGTGACGCATCGCCGGACGCCGCGGCCCTCGCCGCGGAGGAAGCCGCGATCCGGGAGCGTGCCGACCAGGAGTTCGTCGAGGAACGGCTCGGCTCGACCGCCGGCGCGGTGGTCTTCGAGAACGGTTCCTACGTCTTCACCATGACGGTGCTCGGGGACGGGGAGTCGGTGGCCATGGGGCCGTCGACGCGCTGGTACAACCCCCGCTTCGTCGTGAACAACGATCCCGCGACGAACACCTACGACCCGGGCGGCGGCTTCGCCGTGGATGTCAACTTCAGCGGCGGCGACGTCAGGAGCAATGTCTTCGACGAGGACTTCGCGGCCCTACCCGCTGAGCAGGCCACGGTCGACGCCGTGTGGTTGGATCCGTCCACGCTCCAGGTCACGGCCACGATCGACGGACCCCAACTCGAGGTCACCAGGATGCGAGTGGAGATGTCCGTCCGACTCCAGGACGCCGACGGCAACGAGACCGCCACCTTCGGCAACGACGCCTGTTGGACCGCGAGCTGAGCGGCGGTTCGGCGGTCGTCAGTTCGCCACGCACGAGAACAGCTTCACGGCTCGGCCGACGTAGGACTGGTCGGGGTTCCACACGTCCAGGTAGAGCGTGAACAGCTCGGTCACGGTGCCGCCGCACGTCATCGTGACGCACGGGCTGGTGAAGGTGCCCAGGCTTCCCTGGAGTGCGCTCTCGAGGGTCCACTCGTGGCTGTGGTAGTCGTCGAGGTCGAGGCTGGAGCAGAGGTTCTCGGAGCCGGCCCCGGTCACCACGTTCGCTCCGGTGATCGACGGGAGCGGCAGGCTGACCGCGACCACGGTGACCGTCTTGGTGGCGGTGGCGGACCGACCGGCGCCGTCGGTGACGGTGGCACGCACGGTGTAGGTGCCGGCAGCCGCCCAGGAGTAGTTGGCGGGGTCCTGGACCGTCGTGACGCCGTTGTCCCAGTCCCAGCTGATGGTCCATCCGTCGACGGCACCGCTCACGGTCGCGTCGTACGAGCCGCTCTGGCCGACGTCGAGTGTGGAGGGCCCGCTGAACGAGACGCTGAGGTCCGGGAGGGGCGCAGGCGTGATCGTGACGGCTTTCGTCGCGGTGGCGGATCGGCCGGCGCCGTCCGTGACGGTGGCGCGGACCGTATAGGCACCGGCGGTCGACCAGGAGTGGTTGACCGTCTGCGTCGACGCGTTCGAACTGTCCCCGAACGTCCAGGAAATCGACCAGCTGCCGCTGTTACCGCTGACGCCACCGCCGAAGGTGCCGCTCTCACCCTCCTCCAGTGACGACGGCCCGGTGATGAAGACCGAGAGGTCGGGAAGCGTCGGTTCCTGCGGCGTCGGCGGCTCCTGTGGCGTCGGCGGGTCGGGGGTGGTGGGTTCCGCAGGTGTCGGGACGATCGGCGGGTCGACCGGCTCCACCTCGTCGTCGCAGTCCTCCAGGTTGGGTGGGCAGAGCTCGCCCAACAGTGTCGTGTCTTCTCCGTCGTCTCCGTCTCCGTCTCCGTCGTCGCCCTCGTCGCCGTCTCCGTCTCCGTCGTCGGCGTCGCCATCCGGGTCGTCGTTCGCCTCGCCGTCATCGCCGTCTCCGTCGTCGGCGTCTCCGCCGTCGCCCTCGCCGTCATCGTCGCCGAGGTCGTTTCCGGATGCGCCGTCCGATGCGGCGGCGAACTCGTCTCCGGGTTCGAGCGCAGCGTTCGCGGCACTCCACTCCTCGGCCGCAGCCTCGAGGTCGAAGTCGTCGCCGACCGCGGCGGTGTAGGTGATCTGGACGAGCTCCTGTGCTGCCAGCTCGACGCTCCAGGCAACGATCGGATCCGGGTCGATCACCTCGTCCGGCGCGACACTGAACACGAGATCGTCGACATGGGCGGCGATGGACTTCGGAATCCACTCCACATGGCGCACCGTGATCGTCTCGTCGGTCGGATTGTCGATGACGATTCGACCCACGAGTTCGCCGCCGTCGGGATCCCAGATCCTCTCGACCGTGCCCCCCGACGCCGTCGGCGCGGCGTCGAAGCGCACGCTTCCGTCGGTGAGCGTCCAACCGACCTCGTCGTCGCCCCCGCCCCCACCGACGGTGAACGCCAGGCCGAGGACGACGAGCAGGAACGCGGCGACGCCGGCGAGCAGGCGACGAGGGCCGATCCGGTCGACCAGGGACGGCCCGTGATCCCCACTCGCGGTCTGCTGCTCCGGTTTCGGTTCCTCTGTGGGGTCCGTCTGCTGCGGAGGCTCCATCTGTTGGGGAAGCACGGTGGCGGCGGTGCTGATGATCGTCGCCGGATCCGGTGGCGGTCCGATGAGCGGCGGCGGAGGCAACTGCATGGCCTTGGCGCCGCCGATGGCGACGGCGACCTTGGGGTCGTCGTAGGTGTCGGGCGTATCGTCGAACGCCTCCGTCAGGAGTCGGTTGATCAGCGGGATGCGGCTGGATCCGCCGGTGAGATAGCGGGCCGCAAGATCGGTGGGTTCGAGTCCGGCTCGTTCGATCGTGTGGCTGAACTCGTCGATCGATCGCTGGACGTCGGCGCGGATGAGTGCCTCGAATTCGGGTCGGGTGACGCGGACTTCGTGGTTGATCGGCGCGGGAAGGAGGGCGCGGTAGGTCGTCTGCCGGCTCAGCGCCTCCTTGGCGTCGCGAGCGACGCGAAGGACCTGAGCGGCCGCTGTCGTCCATTCGGGATCGTCCGACTCCGTCAGTTGCGCGGCCATGTCGGGTTCGTCGCCGGCGAGGTGGGCGATCATGAAGTTGGCCAGCCGGTGATCGAAGTCCTCGCCGCCGAGTCGATCATCACCGCCCGGAGGTCCGGCGAGCTCGAAGCCGCCCGGCGTCCGACGCAGGACCGCGGTGTCGAAGGTGCCGCCCCCGAGGTCGTAGACGGCGACATGGTCGCCCGGTGCCACATTGTCGGTGGCGAAGTGCAGGGCCGCGGCGACCGGCTCGGGCATGAGTTGCGCGTCGGTGATGCCGGCCCGTTCGGCGGCGTCGACGAGTGCGTCGAGGCGTGCTTGGGGCCAGCGGGCCGGGTGCGTCAGCAGGGCGCCGTTCGGAGGGACGCCGTTGTGACGCCGCATGGCCTCGTCGAGAACGGCGGTGAGCACGGCGGCAACGGCGTCGACCGTCGGGATCGCCTCGCCGTCGAGCGCGAGATGTGAGCGGAGG is a genomic window containing:
- a CDS encoding rhomboid family intramembrane serine protease — protein: MPAVVEPTPSPWRLLWTPVGLMVVALVAMWTVEIVDTVALDSELQTNGLQPRRRAGLDGIVWAPFLHADYGHIASNSIPFLALGGLVAARGMRYWAWVTIAAIVIGGGFTWLLGGSGNHIGASGIVFGYFGAILGAAVFERRLRALGAALIALGFYSSLIAGLVPQDAVSWEGHLFGLVGGVLAAKALAEPRVVPEERPDDPEPWELDEPWLA
- a CDS encoding Hsp70 family protein, encoding MVQRFTGEKMGQNGGSVWWLAVDFGTTYTSAAMLSVEGRVEVLEVDGVRRMPSTVALLADELVVGNPADAQGTMFPGATERNPKRLLGLRSHLALDGEAIPTVDAVAAVLTAVLDEAMRRHNGVPPNGALLTHPARWPQARLDALVDAAERAGITDAQLMPEPVAAALHFATDNVAPGDHVAVYDLGGGTFDTAVLRRTPGGFELAGPPGGDDRLGGEDFDHRLANFMIAHLAGDEPDMAAQLTESDDPEWTTAAAQVLRVARDAKEALSRQTTYRALLPAPINHEVRVTRPEFEALIRADVQRSIDEFSHTIERAGLEPTDLAARYLTGGSSRIPLINRLLTEAFDDTPDTYDDPKVAVAIGGAKAMQLPPPPLIGPPPDPATIISTAATVLPQQMEPPQQTDPTEEPKPEQQTASGDHGPSLVDRIGPRRLLAGVAAFLLVVLGLAFTVGGGGGDDEVGWTLTDGSVRFDAAPTASGGTVERIWDPDGGELVGRIVIDNPTDETITVRHVEWIPKSIAAHVDDLVFSVAPDEVIDPDPIVAWSVELAAQELVQITYTAAVGDDFDLEAAAEEWSAANAALEPGDEFAAASDGASGNDLGDDDGEGDGGDADDGDGDDGEANDDPDGDADDGDGDGDEGDDGDGDGDDGEDTTLLGELCPPNLEDCDDEVEPVDPPIVPTPAEPTTPDPPTPQEPPTPQEPTLPDLSVFITGPSSLEEGESGTFGGGVSGNSGSWSISWTFGDSSNASTQTVNHSWSTAGAYTVRATVTDGAGRSATATKAVTITPAPLPDLSVSFSGPSTLDVGQSGSYDATVSGAVDGWTISWDWDNGVTTVQDPANYSWAAAGTYTVRATVTDGAGRSATATKTVTVVAVSLPLPSITGANVVTGAGSENLCSSLDLDDYHSHEWTLESALQGSLGTFTSPCVTMTCGGTVTELFTLYLDVWNPDQSYVGRAVKLFSCVAN